A window from Culex pipiens pallens isolate TS chromosome 3, TS_CPP_V2, whole genome shotgun sequence encodes these proteins:
- the LOC120416511 gene encoding arylalkylamine N-acetyltransferase-like 2: protein MVNSDRIVLRVARADEVDLVRQTLRTIYYPEEAITISYVHGVEPTADDERFSLSFVPQGTVVLAEDLDAGGKVVGVSVAGPIQPGDPELMVQEAATTETKKWSDILKLLALLEQTADVCGKFRLEKAYHVHILAVDPTYRGHALGKKVLKFQMDLAEQLGFGAISGDFTSVYSARIAEQLGMECISQFDMEGYRDEQGAQLFKPRDVHKVIKTCVKVF, encoded by the coding sequence ATGGTGAACAGTGACCGTATCGTGCTGCGCGTAGCTCGTGCCGACGAGGTGGACCTGGTCCGGCAAACGCTCCGGACCATCTACTACCCGGAGGAGGCCATCACGATATCGTACGTGCACGGAGTGGAGCCCACGGCGGATGACGAACGGTTCTCGTTGTCGTTTGTGCCGCAGGGAACGGTAGTGCTGGCGGAAGATCTGGACGCCGGTGGGAAGGTAGTCGGGGTTTCCGTTGCGGGGCCGATTCAACCGGGCGATCCGGAACTGATGGTTCAGGAAGCGGCTACGACGGAGACGAAGAAGTGGTCCGACATCTTGAAGTTGCTGGCACTGCTGGAACAGACGGCGGATGTTTGCGGGAAGTTTCGGCTGGAAAAGGCTTATCATGTGCACATTTTGGCCGTGGATCCGACCTATCGGGGACATGCGTTGGGGAAGAAGGTGTTGAAGTTCCAGATGGATTTGGCTGAGCAGTTGGGGTTTGGAGCAATTAGTGGAGACTTCACCAGCGTGTATTCCGCTAGGATAGCGGAACAGCTGGGCATGGAGTGCATTAGTCAGTTCGATATGGAAGGTTATCGCGACGAGCAAGGCGCCCAGCTGTTCAAGCCACGGGACGTCCACAAAGTGATAAAGACCTGCGTGAAGGTGTTCTGA
- the LOC120416513 gene encoding arylalkylamine N-acetyltransferase-like 2 — protein sequence MARSINVEYSVAKSEDYDSVRDFVVKHYYADEPLNTSYVYGSEPAEDDVDFSLSFLFQSMAVKATDEGRLVGVSIGSPVYPEYLADLLKAAEVAKTRKWRDNLLLLAHLQRLANVLERFRVDRCYDIEILAVHPDYRGHSIGRRLFEEQFRQGRSLGYPLASADCSSYYSARIAERVGMECVAKLAYADYRDESGVQLFRPKEPHLEVQTFAKVL from the coding sequence ATGGCAAGGTCGATCAACGTCGAGTACAGTGTAGCCAAGTCGGAGGACTATGACTCCGTACGGGATTTTGTCGTGAAGCATTACTACGCGGATGAGCCGCTCAACACTTCGTACGTTTACGGCTCGGAACCAGCCGAAGATGACGTCGACTTTTCGCTGTCGTTCCTGTTCCAGAGCATGGCCGTGAAGGCCACGGATGAGGGACGCTTGGTTGGTGTTTCCATCGGAAGTCCCGTGTATCCGGAATACTTAGCGGACTTGCTCAAAGCAGCTGAAGTGGCGAAAACTCGCAAATGGCGCGATAACCTGCTACTGCTGGCACATCTGCAACGCTTGGCGAACGTTCTGGAGCGGTTCAGGGTGGACCGCTGCTACGACATTGAGATCCTTGCCGTGCATCCGGACTACCGAGGGCACTCGATTGGGCGGAGGCTGTTCGAGGAGCAGTTTAGGCAGGGAAGAAGCCTAGGATATCCGCTGGCATCGGCTGACTGTTCGAGCTACTACTCGGCACGGATTGCCGAACGGGTTGGAATGGAGTGCGTTGCGAAGTTAGCCTACGCGGACTACCGGGATGAGTCCGGTGTGCAGCTGTTTCGACCCAAGGAGCCGCATCTGGAGGTGCAAACGTTCGCGAAGGTGCTCTAA